The segment ACCCAGGACCCGGCGCCGTCGATCGCCGCGGCCTCCATCACCTCGCCGGAGATCTGGGTCATGGCGGCGTAGAGGGTGAAGGCCACGAACGGGATGCCCATCCACACCACGATCAGCAGCGCCACCGTGAAGAACGAGAGGGGTTCGGCCAGCCAGGAGTGGCCCTCGTAGTCGAACCCGAGCTTGGTCAGCGCCCAGTTGACGACGCCGAAGCGGGTGTCGAAGATCCACTGCCACACCACGGTGGCGGTGAGGGCCGGTGTCGCCCAGGCCAGCAGCAGGGACACGCTGAGCGCGGTGCGCATGACCCGGCCGAGCCGGCCGAGCAGCACGGCGACGCCGCAGCCGCCGACCATCGTGAGGGCCACGGCCAGCAGGCAGAACACCAGCGAGCGGCGCAGCACCTCCCAGAAGTAGGTGTCGCCGAGGATGTCGGTGAAGTTGTCGAACCCGATGTACTCCGGCGGGGCGCCGAACTGCTGACGCAGGCCGTAGTCCTGCGTCGACATGATCCCCAGCCGGTAGAGCGGGTAGCCGAGCCCGGCCCCGATGGCGACGAGCGCCGGCACGGTCAGGGCGTACGGGAGCAGGTGCGGGGGGCGCCAGGAGCGGCGCGGCGACGGCGTGCCCCCCGAGGCGGACGGTGGGCCCGGAACCGTCCGTTCCTCGGAGAGCACGGTCGTCATGACGTCAGGTCCTCGGTCCTACTGGTTGAGGATCTCGACGATGGCGTCGTTGGCGGTCGACGCGGCGTCCGCCACGTCGTCGCCGTTGCCGATGGCGGTCCCCATGTCCTGCAGGATGTCGCCACCCTCCACCTCGGCCCAGAACTCGCTGCTGGGCGTGAAGCGGCTGTTCTCCGCCGCCTCGGCCTGGGCGACGGCACCGGGGCTGCCGGTGACCTTGTCGAGGAACGCCTTCTGGTTGGGGATGAGGCCGGCCTCGGCGTACTGGGTCTGGAAGCCCTCGCTGCTGATCAGCTTGAGGAACTCGTAGGCCAGCGCCGTGTTCTGGCTCTTGGCCGAGATGCCGACCACCGAGCCGCCCAGGAACGACGGAGCCACGGCGCCGTCGCTGCCGGGGAGGGCGAACACGCCGAGCTTGTCCTCCATCTCGGGGCACTCCTCGGCGATCTGGCCACTCTTCCAACCGGGGCCCATGAGCATCCCGATCTCGTTGGCGCAGAACTCGATGTAGTCGTTGCGGTCGTCGCTGTCGGCCGGTGCCTGGTTGGCGTTCTCCATGATGTCCTGCACCGTGGTCAGACCGTCGACGGACCCGTCGTCGGCGAGCTGGCCGACCCACTCGCCGTCCTCGCGGACCGCGATGTCGCCACCGGCGTCCCAGAGGAACGAGAGCATGGCCTGCCAGTTGCGACCCGGGAAGTAGATGCCGGAGAAGTTGGGCGTGCCGGCGTTGTCGGCCTGCAGCGTCTTCCCGGCCTCGACGAACCCCTCGAGGTCGGTCGGCACCTCGATGCCCGACGCAGCGAAGAGGTCGGTGCGGTAGGTCACCACCCGGGCCCCCGCGTACAGGGGCAGCCCGTAGAACTTGTCGTCGTAGGAGCCGGCCTCCTTGAGGCTGTCGAGCAGGTCGTCGCCGCCCAGGTCGCCTTCGACCTCGGTCAGGTCGACCAGTGCGCCCGCCGCCTCGAAGCCCTGGGCCTGGGTGTTGCCCATCTCCACGATGTCGGGCGTGTCGGCGGAGTTGAGGGCGGTGGTGAGGAGCGGCACGATGCCGTCCCACTCCTGCTCCTCGATCTCCACCGTCACGTTGGGGTAGGTCTCCTTGAACGTCTCGATGGCGTAGTCGCGCATGGTCTGCGGTGTGTCGGGCCCGTTGAGCCAGACGCGCAGGGTGGCTTCGGTGTCCGGGTCGGGAGCGGCGAACGCGCTGTCGTTGCCGCTGTCCTCGCTCCCCTCGTCACCGCCGCTCTCGTCGTCGTCGTCCGACCCGCAGGCGGCTGTCAGGAACAGCGTGCCCACGATGCCGACCGCTGCGAGCTTCTTGAATCTCACGTGTCCTCCACTCTTACTGCCCGGTTGACGGGCGAGCCCGCCGGACTCGCACGGAACAATGACCGCTGTCAGTGGTGGATGACCCCAGTCAGCGGTCGCTGGTGTTGCTGATCATGCGACGCCCAGCTCGCGGTCGAGCACGAGCATCGCTGCACCCAGGAGGACGTCGTCCTCGCCGAGCGAACTGAGCCGGATGTCGACGTTGTCGCCGACCGCCGGCATGGTCCGGCTCTGGACGGCACGCAGCGCCGCCCGCCGGAACGTCTCGTCGAGCACGTCGAGCGGACCCGACAGGACGACCTCGCGGAGGTTGAGGGCGCTGACCACCGGGGCCAGCGCCACCCCGAGCTTCCGGCCCGCGCCGCTGCGGCTGCCGGTGGCGCGCCGGAGGACGGGCGCGGCGATCGCCGTCTCCAGGCAGCCCCGGCGCCCGCAGGCACACGGCTCGCCGCGGGGGTCGACCACGACGTGGCCGATCTCGCCGGCGGCGAAGCGGTCGCCGACCACCAGGTGACCGTCGATCACCACCCCGGCGCCGACACCGTGACCGATCTTGACCAGCAGCAGGCTGCGGCCGCCCGGGCCGCCGAGGCTCAGCTCGCCCAGCGCCGCCGCGTTGGCGTCGTTGGCCACGTGGGTGGCCGCCGTGGCACCGGCGCCCGGGAGCGTCTGGGCGAGGTGGCGGGCCATGTCGACGTCGTGCCAGCCCCGGTTGGGGGCCTCGAGGACGACGCCGGCCGGGTCGACCACGCCGGGGCTGCCCACGCCGATGCCGAGGAGGGGTCGGTCGGCGCGTGCGAGCACATCGGCGGCGAGGCGGGTGACGAGGTCGAGGGCGGCGTCGCCGGTCCGCTGGTCGCGGGGGACGGAGACGCGCTCGACGACCTTGCCCGCCAGGTCGACCAGGCCGGCGCGGAACTCCTCGTCGTCGCTCAGGTCGAGCGAGAGGATCGACCGGGAGTCGGCGACGATGCCCACGAGCGTGGCGGGCTTGCCGACGCCCTGCTCGGGCCGGGTGCCGAGCTCCTCGACCAAACCCTCGTCGAGGAGCTCGCTCACCAGATCCGAAGCGGTGACCCGGGTGACATGCGTGGCACGAGCCAGGTCGGCCCTGCTCAGCGGTCCGTCACGGAACAGGGTGCGGAGCACGAGTGCACGGTTGTGCCGACGTGCATCGCCGGGAACCGCCCGGCGAGTCGTTCGACCCCGCCGGCCGAACGGCTCATGGGACTCTCGGTTGCCCTTCCACATCATTTGTTTGTCTACTTAACGAACAAATGAATGTCAAGGGTCGTTCCAACCTGCGTCATGCTGGGGAGGTGGACGAAGCGACCATCCGCCGGCTGATCGAGCAGGTGCGCTCCGGGCTCGTCGAACCCGACGAGGTGGTGGCCCGTCTGCGGCGCCTCCCCTTCGC is part of the Acidimicrobiales bacterium genome and harbors:
- a CDS encoding sugar ABC transporter permease, which codes for MTTVLSEERTVPGPPSASGGTPSPRRSWRPPHLLPYALTVPALVAIGAGLGYPLYRLGIMSTQDYGLRQQFGAPPEYIGFDNFTDILGDTYFWEVLRRSLVFCLLAVALTMVGGCGVAVLLGRLGRVMRTALSVSLLLAWATPALTATVVWQWIFDTRFGVVNWALTKLGFDYEGHSWLAEPLSFFTVALLIVVWMGIPFVAFTLYAAMTQISGEVMEAAAIDGAGSWV
- a CDS encoding extracellular solute-binding protein — protein: MRFKKLAAVGIVGTLFLTAACGSDDDDESGGDEGSEDSGNDSAFAAPDPDTEATLRVWLNGPDTPQTMRDYAIETFKETYPNVTVEIEEQEWDGIVPLLTTALNSADTPDIVEMGNTQAQGFEAAGALVDLTEVEGDLGGDDLLDSLKEAGSYDDKFYGLPLYAGARVVTYRTDLFAASGIEVPTDLEGFVEAGKTLQADNAGTPNFSGIYFPGRNWQAMLSFLWDAGGDIAVREDGEWVGQLADDGSVDGLTTVQDIMENANQAPADSDDRNDYIEFCANEIGMLMGPGWKSGQIAEECPEMEDKLGVFALPGSDGAVAPSFLGGSVVGISAKSQNTALAYEFLKLISSEGFQTQYAEAGLIPNQKAFLDKVTGSPGAVAQAEAAENSRFTPSSEFWAEVEGGDILQDMGTAIGNGDDVADAASTANDAIVEILNQ
- a CDS encoding ROK family transcriptional regulator, producing MLRTLFRDGPLSRADLARATHVTRVTASDLVSELLDEGLVEELGTRPEQGVGKPATLVGIVADSRSILSLDLSDDEEFRAGLVDLAGKVVERVSVPRDQRTGDAALDLVTRLAADVLARADRPLLGIGVGSPGVVDPAGVVLEAPNRGWHDVDMARHLAQTLPGAGATAATHVANDANAAALGELSLGGPGGRSLLLVKIGHGVGAGVVIDGHLVVGDRFAAGEIGHVVVDPRGEPCACGRRGCLETAIAAPVLRRATGSRSGAGRKLGVALAPVVSALNLREVVLSGPLDVLDETFRRAALRAVQSRTMPAVGDNVDIRLSSLGEDDVLLGAAMLVLDRELGVA